A single window of Shewanella sp. Choline-02u-19 DNA harbors:
- a CDS encoding transposase codes for MPRPRRTQISLEDTPFYHCCSRVVRRAFLCGDDKYTGKNYDHRRGWVEAQILKLTEVFAIDVAAYAVMSNHLHLVLYIDVETVNNWSDREVVEQWHKLFNGTPLTQKFVKGEVIDDYLVAQLKHAIATYRSRLCDISWFMRCLNEPIARQANLEDNCSGHFWEGRFKSQALLDEAAVLACMAYVELNPIRAKMANTPESSDHTSLQLRVKAALNGKQPTNLLPFIGNEHQHQPKGIAFSLNDYLELVDETGRIIRDGKRGSISANAQKILHRLNIPTANWLKITTEFGSLFHGPVGTLQELSTYCEHLDKRRRHFSSSCQYLQ; via the coding sequence ATGCCCCGTCCACGAAGAACGCAAATTAGTCTTGAAGACACTCCTTTTTACCATTGTTGCAGCCGTGTGGTTCGACGTGCTTTTCTCTGTGGCGATGATAAATACACGGGTAAAAACTACGACCATCGGCGAGGTTGGGTAGAAGCGCAAATACTCAAACTTACAGAGGTCTTTGCCATTGATGTCGCAGCTTATGCAGTGATGAGTAACCATTTGCATTTAGTACTTTATATTGATGTTGAAACCGTTAATAACTGGTCCGATAGAGAGGTCGTAGAGCAGTGGCATAAATTATTCAATGGAACGCCGTTGACGCAAAAGTTTGTTAAAGGCGAGGTGATTGATGACTATTTAGTTGCTCAACTAAAGCATGCTATCGCAACTTACCGTTCAAGGCTTTGCGACATTAGTTGGTTTATGCGCTGCCTCAATGAGCCCATAGCACGGCAAGCTAATCTTGAAGACAACTGCAGCGGACATTTCTGGGAAGGGCGTTTTAAATCGCAAGCATTACTTGATGAAGCTGCAGTGCTGGCCTGCATGGCTTATGTTGAGCTCAACCCCATTCGAGCCAAAATGGCCAATACGCCTGAATCTTCAGATCACACCAGTTTGCAACTGCGTGTTAAAGCGGCATTAAACGGTAAACAACCCACAAACTTACTGCCATTTATTGGTAACGAGCACCAACATCAACCTAAAGGCATCGCATTCAGCCTGAATGATTATCTTGAATTGGTTGACGAAACAGGACGAATTATTCGTGATGGTAAGCGAGGATCAATATCTGCGAATGCACAAAAGATATTGCATCGACTGAATATACCTACTGCCAACTGGCTGAAAATAACCACTGAATTTGGCAGTCTTTTCCACGGCCCAGTAGGAACGTTGCAGGAACTAAGCACCTACTGCGAACATCTAGATAAAAGGCGACGGCATTTTTCGAGTAGTTGTCAGTATCTGCAATAA
- a CDS encoding FAD-dependent monooxygenase yields MKPLYDVIIVGGGPAGCATAIALHNLGVKNTLVIEASDYTAPRIGESIPPDSRELLEKLGIWDAFTAQKHAPCLGSYSSWGSDQLGFNDYLFNPQGHGWHLNRCAFDKFLALQVEKRGGALLKNTHFASLVREQHAYPIKVLLRNNAQLRCRFIVDATGRSAKVARQFNAKAKIEDQLVAVSAYFDSNDVISANSYRQMTLLEAVDYGWWYLAHLPNNKVIVTVATDPQTVKDKHLKDPRSWLQAMQLTQHIQPIISQSTPSSLHTWVAQSAIMNPPAAEHWLTVGDAASIYDPISSQGIYKALKNGIDAADAIVDWLDNNAQTINQYRNNIGNNFIQYLAQKAYFYSEEQRWPESTFWKSRQQPRQ; encoded by the coding sequence ATGAAACCACTCTATGACGTCATCATCGTCGGAGGGGGGCCCGCGGGTTGTGCGACAGCAATTGCTTTGCACAATCTAGGGGTTAAAAATACGCTCGTCATCGAGGCCAGTGATTACACAGCGCCTCGTATCGGCGAGAGCATTCCACCCGATAGCCGTGAACTGTTAGAAAAACTAGGGATCTGGGACGCGTTTACAGCACAAAAACACGCTCCCTGCTTAGGCAGTTATTCAAGCTGGGGCAGTGATCAATTAGGCTTTAACGACTATCTCTTTAATCCGCAGGGGCATGGATGGCATTTAAACCGGTGCGCTTTCGATAAGTTTTTAGCGTTACAGGTGGAAAAAAGAGGAGGCGCACTGTTAAAAAACACCCATTTTGCCAGCCTTGTACGTGAGCAACATGCCTACCCGATCAAAGTCCTGCTGCGTAACAATGCTCAGCTAAGGTGTCGCTTTATTGTCGACGCTACGGGTCGCAGCGCCAAAGTGGCACGCCAGTTTAATGCTAAAGCAAAAATTGAAGATCAACTGGTGGCCGTCAGCGCATACTTTGACTCTAACGACGTTATATCTGCAAACAGTTATCGCCAAATGACACTGCTTGAAGCCGTCGATTATGGCTGGTGGTATTTAGCTCACTTGCCCAATAACAAGGTCATAGTAACCGTCGCAACCGATCCTCAAACTGTGAAAGACAAACACCTAAAAGACCCCCGTTCTTGGCTACAAGCCATGCAGCTCACGCAACATATTCAGCCGATTATAAGTCAATCAACCCCAAGCAGTTTGCATACGTGGGTGGCTCAATCGGCCATAATGAATCCCCCCGCAGCAGAACACTGGTTAACCGTCGGCGATGCCGCCTCAATCTATGACCCTATTAGTTCACAAGGGATCTACAAAGCACTTAAAAATGGTATCGATGCCGCCGATGCGATTGTCGATTGGTTAGATAACAACGCTCAGACCATCAACCAATACCGCAATAATATCGGTAATAACTTCATCCAATATCTCGCTCAAAAAGCTTATTTTTATAGTGAGGAGCAGCGCTGGCCAGAGAGTACATTTTGGAAAAGCAGGCAGCAGCCTCGTCAATAA
- a CDS encoding nSTAND1 domain-containing NTPase yields the protein MSDHTFFFGEWQVDPNANSLRAGKQVKQLEPKAMDVLKLLCLRAGEVLSSDDIVNHCWPNTDVGDNPLHKIINQIRRALGDSATSPIFIETIRKRGYRTLAEVRFPIGQEEVAAHQSWQSGSPFPGLQAYCADYADVFFGRGKQISVLLDRISQQIKYGRAFCLTLGPSGSGKSSLINAGIMPNLMTTAGYNSVKVASYSGLDFADVSSSQLFIELASAMLDWELNDLPVFDGYSADTLATTLIDEPNAVIKLCQQALKTQTNNYTHFALFIDRLEILLSSPLFKDEERHIFVELIEHLATSGTVLILSACRNEFYPLLVNYPTLMAGKSRGAHFDLAPPSRSELLQMIRLPAIAANLTWDIDPDSAMPLDEMLCSEAASNPDALPMLQYMLQALYLRRSSDDQLQVTVYQELGGIEGAIGKNAEDAINGLTEKQKNCLPHVLSLLVTLREDEVSITSRTARWSQLLAKSQSESESENALVQAMVDSRLFVSHLQNGEPCFSIAHEALLRRWPRATSWIDEHNTSLQIKSRLYHLAKRWRKEHKNSAYLLADGKPLNEALALQDNPLFTIEPQERALIAASAKQQRSKRWRRHFTIAALCVLSVVSIVMSYKSTEAEKMAQQKRLAAENLLGFMVGDFADKMRGIGRMDLLDGISNKALEYFSADNFNIDNNLSFDANFQHAQTLEAMAEVAYSRNKLDEASTAFHAARSKLTTLLAAQPHNLELLKTLGANAFWIGQLDYDKSDWDAARVWWEQYLTYSQTMFDVAPEDTNALMELAYAQNSLGSVSMKQQDFELSLQSFKQSLKLKQLALSHDKTSKKLIADVANTRSWIASAALAQGDIQAAIKIQLKIQQDLKNNNSNDSYTLDRLASSNHILATLYHYLEQHVDAFEQALLSYRAITEALKNDPKNDIWRIQQYNAYFIMLRFIQYPENLNSKFKPKIIATILKADISLSQSKHLENVWAKYYFAAASYYIKTGAFKQSEQLALKSTELFRGLAIRHPDNKLHLTNLSASELLHASAIKASGSPSFNTQLCQQAKQRMQNIVKINKDPKFTITYIRALACLHQLDSQPELVSKLKISGIDVKPF from the coding sequence ATGAGTGATCACACTTTTTTCTTTGGTGAATGGCAAGTTGACCCCAATGCAAACAGCTTACGCGCGGGTAAGCAGGTCAAGCAGCTAGAGCCAAAAGCCATGGATGTGCTAAAACTACTTTGCCTACGCGCAGGTGAAGTATTGAGTAGCGATGACATCGTCAATCATTGTTGGCCCAACACCGATGTGGGTGACAATCCACTGCACAAAATCATTAATCAAATACGCCGCGCACTCGGCGACAGCGCCACCTCTCCCATATTCATTGAAACCATTCGTAAACGGGGTTATCGCACCTTAGCCGAAGTACGCTTTCCCATTGGCCAAGAAGAGGTAGCCGCTCACCAAAGCTGGCAAAGTGGTTCTCCCTTTCCTGGTTTACAAGCGTATTGCGCCGACTATGCCGACGTATTCTTTGGTCGAGGTAAACAGATCAGCGTGTTGCTGGATAGAATAAGCCAGCAAATTAAGTACGGCAGAGCCTTCTGCCTGACCTTAGGCCCCAGCGGCAGTGGTAAGTCATCACTCATTAATGCAGGCATTATGCCTAACTTAATGACCACCGCCGGTTACAACAGCGTTAAAGTCGCTTCCTATAGTGGTCTTGATTTTGCTGATGTAAGCAGTTCGCAGTTGTTTATTGAACTGGCCAGCGCCATGCTCGACTGGGAGTTAAACGATCTGCCTGTGTTTGACGGTTATAGTGCCGACACCCTTGCAACCACATTGATTGATGAGCCCAATGCCGTCATTAAGCTATGCCAGCAAGCGCTAAAAACGCAAACAAATAACTATACCCATTTCGCGCTATTCATCGATCGACTTGAAATATTACTCTCATCACCGCTGTTTAAAGATGAAGAGCGGCATATCTTTGTCGAGCTTATTGAACACTTAGCCACCTCAGGCACTGTGCTTATCTTAAGTGCTTGTCGTAATGAGTTTTACCCCTTGCTGGTGAACTACCCCACATTAATGGCGGGTAAAAGTCGCGGCGCCCATTTTGACTTAGCACCGCCCTCTCGCAGTGAACTGTTGCAGATGATCCGCCTGCCCGCTATCGCAGCCAACTTAACGTGGGACATAGATCCCGATAGCGCCATGCCGCTAGACGAAATGCTTTGTAGCGAAGCTGCCAGCAACCCTGACGCACTGCCAATGCTGCAATATATGTTGCAAGCCTTATACCTAAGGCGAAGCAGCGACGATCAGTTGCAAGTCACTGTGTATCAAGAACTCGGCGGCATCGAGGGCGCCATAGGTAAAAATGCCGAAGATGCCATTAATGGCTTAACTGAAAAGCAAAAAAACTGCCTGCCGCATGTGTTGTCCTTGCTGGTGACCCTAAGAGAAGATGAAGTGTCCATTACCAGCCGCACCGCGCGCTGGTCACAACTGCTCGCTAAATCACAATCAGAATCCGAGTCCGAAAATGCCTTAGTGCAAGCCATGGTCGACAGCCGATTGTTTGTCTCACACCTGCAAAATGGTGAGCCCTGCTTTAGCATTGCCCACGAAGCACTATTAAGGCGTTGGCCGCGTGCCACTAGCTGGATTGACGAGCACAATACTAGCTTGCAGATAAAAAGCCGCTTATATCATCTTGCCAAGCGCTGGCGCAAAGAGCACAAAAATAGCGCCTACCTGCTCGCCGACGGCAAACCTCTCAATGAGGCCTTAGCCCTGCAAGATAATCCCTTGTTTACCATTGAACCCCAGGAGCGAGCGTTGATTGCCGCTTCCGCCAAACAACAACGCAGCAAACGCTGGCGTCGACATTTCACCATTGCAGCGCTGTGCGTGCTGTCAGTCGTATCCATAGTGATGAGTTACAAGAGCACCGAAGCGGAAAAAATGGCGCAGCAAAAGCGTTTAGCGGCAGAAAACCTACTCGGCTTTATGGTGGGTGATTTCGCCGACAAGATGCGCGGCATTGGCCGCATGGACCTGCTCGACGGTATTAGCAATAAAGCACTGGAATACTTTAGTGCCGACAACTTTAATATTGATAACAACCTCAGCTTTGACGCTAACTTCCAACATGCACAAACCCTAGAGGCCATGGCCGAAGTGGCCTATTCGCGTAATAAATTAGATGAAGCCAGCACCGCCTTTCATGCCGCTCGCAGCAAGTTAACCACGTTATTAGCTGCCCAGCCACACAATTTAGAGTTACTTAAAACCCTCGGCGCCAATGCTTTTTGGATAGGTCAGCTTGATTACGACAAAAGCGATTGGGATGCGGCAAGGGTGTGGTGGGAGCAATACCTAACGTATAGCCAAACCATGTTTGATGTTGCGCCAGAGGATACCAACGCATTGATGGAGCTAGCATATGCGCAGAACTCTTTGGGTTCTGTGTCGATGAAGCAGCAAGATTTTGAGCTATCCCTACAATCGTTTAAACAATCTTTAAAGCTAAAACAATTAGCCTTATCTCATGATAAAACAAGCAAGAAACTGATTGCAGACGTAGCCAACACACGCTCATGGATAGCCAGTGCAGCCTTAGCCCAAGGCGATATTCAAGCAGCAATAAAAATACAACTAAAAATCCAACAAGACCTCAAAAATAACAATTCCAATGACTCATATACCCTAGATAGACTAGCCAGTAGCAATCACATACTTGCTACTCTTTATCACTACCTTGAGCAGCATGTGGATGCATTTGAGCAAGCCCTGCTCAGCTACCGAGCCATAACAGAAGCATTAAAGAACGATCCTAAGAACGATATCTGGCGAATTCAACAATATAATGCCTACTTCATTATGCTCAGATTTATACAATACCCCGAAAATTTAAATAGTAAATTTAAACCAAAGATAATCGCAACGATACTCAAAGCAGACATATCACTTAGCCAATCTAAGCACTTAGAAAATGTTTGGGCAAAATACTATTTCGCTGCTGCCAGCTATTACATAAAAACAGGCGCCTTTAAACAGAGTGAACAACTAGCCCTTAAGTCAACAGAACTATTCAGAGGGTTAGCTATAAGACACCCTGACAATAAACTTCATTTGACTAACTTATCAGCAAGTGAACTGCTACACGCAAGCGCTATCAAGGCTTCAGGGTCTCCTTCTTTTAACACTCAACTTTGCCAGCAAGCTAAACAACGAATGCAAAATATAGTAAAGATAAATAAAGATCCAAAATTTACGATTACTTACATCCGTGCACTAGCCTGTTTACATCAATTAGACAGCCAACCAGAGCTTGTTAGTAAATTAAAAATATCAGGCATTGATGTAAAACCGTTTTAG
- a CDS encoding LodA/GoxA family CTQ-dependent oxidase yields MTQSIFKIHPAIGIARVGNSEEYYLAPESIAAMPQPGKPGDMTTGGLPIRPGTEDSIINSSEFRDHCGAFKRQAARFRIFAYPSKDVNQYPAQNGEEIKIGSVINGKKVVDIVWSVHLANKKCSWFANDDDHGAVAYDNGKTPTLRNLREGLDPYNTGRLKKLIIDAGPRAIKGPCSKAEFTAEQHASIEQKGEIVPLPHYPQSFPYMHFELPDKSDLSEESQKLVKLITPQGRIESLGEMETDSDGRLIVAGGYGRSNAWQLDASNIPLLNNPVNNDQWFDDTSDGPVDATLVFDDGTTESAFGGWVVVTDPSYAPQTLNVVSLFDEAYDVFLRELNLEPTVFSDGQFNPDCKPAFDDHIKPLFRATAQQLWNAYLPGFAIDAHNSVDSITADDNPDETILAGLAYIRQPNDGKQASWRSQSIDVGAPLMPLSLGDSSPAGGKPFLSPTVTQYHFLHCWSNHQYRKVNDNPLGQGEYLDRATLQNCLGGRFSPGIDMTWIIREPSLYVTDWQQGAGPFRIHHKALNYAGVINQKLSYGTPLLTLGWIPRHEEVEYLGLEPGDATKFMALPWHADYNSCAIHQSSPNTQDSQTLYWSWPAQRPVTVYTAEDYQNLQIEKDRHGLPPQRYSVRGQGTVPGENSPDDSGNLANAGRFWDYRQMLEKWSDIGVIVQATTINDGNSYPDNVYLEVESKLTGATPNLKEPTPWPMLAGNETAINKKG; encoded by the coding sequence ATGACTCAGTCAATTTTTAAAATTCACCCTGCCATTGGTATTGCCCGTGTAGGTAACAGTGAAGAGTACTACCTCGCGCCAGAATCTATTGCAGCGATGCCGCAACCCGGTAAACCTGGCGATATGACGACAGGCGGCTTGCCAATTCGCCCCGGCACTGAAGACAGCATTATCAACAGCTCTGAGTTTCGCGACCACTGCGGCGCATTTAAACGTCAGGCGGCGCGCTTTCGTATTTTTGCTTACCCCTCCAAAGACGTTAACCAGTACCCAGCCCAAAATGGCGAAGAGATAAAAATCGGTAGCGTGATTAACGGTAAGAAAGTGGTCGATATTGTTTGGAGTGTGCATCTAGCCAACAAGAAATGCAGCTGGTTTGCCAATGACGATGATCATGGCGCGGTAGCGTACGACAACGGTAAAACCCCCACCTTAAGAAACCTCCGTGAAGGACTCGATCCTTACAATACTGGCCGACTGAAAAAACTCATTATTGATGCTGGCCCCCGAGCAATAAAGGGGCCCTGTAGCAAGGCAGAATTCACCGCAGAACAGCACGCAAGCATTGAACAAAAAGGTGAAATAGTGCCATTGCCGCATTATCCACAGTCGTTTCCCTATATGCACTTCGAGCTTCCCGACAAATCCGATCTATCCGAGGAATCCCAGAAACTAGTCAAGCTAATTACTCCTCAAGGGCGCATCGAAAGTTTAGGCGAAATGGAAACCGACAGCGACGGCCGCCTTATTGTAGCTGGCGGCTATGGACGGAGTAATGCGTGGCAACTCGATGCTAGCAATATTCCGCTACTCAATAACCCGGTAAACAACGACCAATGGTTTGACGACACCTCTGACGGCCCAGTCGATGCCACTTTGGTTTTTGACGATGGCACTACAGAATCGGCCTTTGGCGGATGGGTGGTGGTGACAGATCCAAGCTATGCCCCGCAAACCCTGAATGTAGTATCACTTTTCGACGAAGCGTATGACGTCTTCTTACGTGAACTCAATTTAGAGCCCACGGTATTTAGCGATGGACAATTTAACCCTGATTGTAAACCCGCCTTTGATGATCATATTAAACCGCTTTTTAGAGCCACCGCCCAGCAGCTATGGAATGCCTACCTACCCGGCTTTGCCATTGATGCCCACAATAGCGTGGACAGCATAACTGCCGATGATAATCCAGACGAAACCATCTTAGCGGGACTCGCTTATATCCGTCAGCCAAATGATGGTAAGCAAGCGAGCTGGCGCTCGCAATCGATTGATGTCGGTGCACCACTGATGCCGCTCTCCTTAGGCGATTCAAGCCCAGCAGGAGGAAAACCGTTTTTAAGCCCTACGGTCACTCAGTATCACTTCTTACACTGCTGGTCGAATCATCAATATAGAAAGGTAAACGACAACCCACTAGGCCAAGGTGAATACCTTGATCGCGCCACGCTGCAAAACTGCTTAGGCGGCCGTTTTAGTCCTGGCATTGACATGACTTGGATCATTCGAGAGCCGAGCCTGTATGTCACTGACTGGCAGCAAGGCGCAGGTCCGTTTAGGATCCATCATAAAGCGCTCAATTACGCTGGCGTGATCAACCAAAAACTCAGCTATGGCACCCCTTTACTAACACTCGGGTGGATCCCGCGTCATGAAGAAGTCGAGTATTTAGGACTAGAGCCAGGCGATGCCACCAAGTTTATGGCACTGCCTTGGCATGCAGACTATAACTCCTGCGCCATTCATCAATCATCACCCAATACTCAAGACTCGCAAACCCTGTATTGGTCATGGCCGGCGCAGCGACCCGTCACGGTTTACACCGCCGAAGATTATCAAAACCTGCAGATAGAGAAAGACCGCCATGGTTTACCACCACAGCGCTACTCTGTCAGAGGTCAAGGCACAGTGCCTGGCGAAAATAGCCCTGATGATAGCGGCAATCTCGCCAATGCGGGACGCTTCTGGGATTATCGCCAGATGCTCGAAAAGTGGAGTGACATCGGCGTAATAGTGCAAGCCACCACTATTAACGATGGCAACAGCTACCCCGACAACGTTTACCTAGAAGTTGAAAGTAAGCTCACCGGGGCTACGCCAAACCTAAAAGAACCCACACCCTGGCCCATGCTGGCAGGGAACGAAACTGCCATCAATAAAAAGGGATAA
- a CDS encoding TOBE domain-containing protein, protein MRISARNTLSGKIKSIDEGSVNNEVVIELAPGVEITSVVTKKSCQQLGLVVGGEAYAIIKASNVMVAVD, encoded by the coding sequence ATGAGAATCAGCGCACGTAATACCCTAAGTGGCAAAATTAAATCTATCGATGAAGGTTCAGTTAATAATGAAGTTGTTATTGAATTGGCGCCTGGCGTTGAGATCACTTCAGTTGTGACTAAGAAGTCTTGTCAACAACTAGGTCTAGTTGTGGGTGGCGAGGCTTACGCGATCATTAAAGCAAGCAATGTTATGGTTGCTGTAGACTAA
- a CDS encoding ferritin-like domain-containing protein → MSITQFLGMRSQQDLLKSRTMVHPNKITSQNPWTIEALREHLQWAVDVELYTIPYYMSAMYSVIDQASEARRIVRSVVNQEMLHMQCAANIANAYGCDLLIRSPHYGGKVPHLDFKNNPNRPTDVYTPYSTEIGPMDALRINTMCIIECPGESSTTPSGPNAAEYSSIGEVYQAIREGAAMLSECIIADNNQVAHFTSTYPDVISLTVTNSCADYSLLDQVGGLIDLIVEQGEGADWPHDCCDADKPINQRYEDYQQKLLAPEYQNQVDDIQPYWDHFQKFTYLRKQALPATFPLTFGSPRGRKNQQILISHFGHFLQLMNIVFNPIYQQQLAKENGITVEQVQQSAGAEFGTTMYKVGAAIAACWENGVPPTFSSQSNQQEQ, encoded by the coding sequence ATGAGTATTACTCAATTTCTCGGGATGAGATCGCAGCAAGATCTACTCAAAAGCCGAACTATGGTGCACCCCAACAAGATAACCAGCCAAAACCCATGGACCATTGAGGCCCTAAGAGAACATCTACAATGGGCTGTCGACGTTGAACTCTATACCATTCCGTATTACATGTCGGCAATGTACTCGGTCATCGACCAAGCATCTGAAGCAAGGCGTATAGTGCGTTCAGTCGTCAATCAAGAGATGCTGCACATGCAATGTGCGGCCAATATTGCCAACGCCTATGGCTGTGATCTACTGATTCGATCACCGCACTATGGTGGTAAAGTCCCCCACTTGGATTTTAAGAATAACCCTAATCGACCTACCGATGTATATACCCCATACAGCACTGAAATTGGGCCGATGGATGCACTGCGTATTAACACTATGTGCATTATTGAATGCCCTGGTGAATCGAGTACCACGCCGTCAGGTCCAAATGCAGCAGAGTACAGCTCGATAGGCGAAGTCTATCAAGCAATCCGCGAAGGGGCCGCCATGCTCAGTGAATGTATCATCGCCGACAACAACCAAGTCGCCCACTTTACCTCTACCTATCCAGACGTAATATCGCTCACCGTCACCAACAGTTGCGCTGACTACAGTCTATTAGATCAAGTCGGCGGACTAATTGATTTGATTGTCGAACAAGGCGAAGGTGCAGATTGGCCCCATGATTGCTGCGACGCCGATAAACCCATTAATCAGCGCTACGAAGACTATCAACAGAAGCTGTTAGCGCCAGAATATCAAAACCAAGTCGATGATATTCAACCCTACTGGGATCACTTTCAAAAGTTTACCTATTTACGTAAGCAAGCATTACCAGCGACTTTTCCACTGACATTCGGCAGCCCGCGTGGGCGTAAAAACCAACAAATCCTCATTAGCCATTTTGGCCACTTCCTGCAGCTAATGAACATCGTATTTAACCCCATCTACCAACAGCAGTTGGCTAAAGAGAACGGCATAACGGTCGAACAAGTACAGCAAAGTGCTGGAGCCGAATTTGGTACCACTATGTACAAAGTCGGTGCCGCTATTGCCGCATGCTGGGAAAACGGTGTGCCACCGACCTTCTCTAGTCAATCAAATCAACAGGAGCAATAA
- a CDS encoding sensor domain-containing diguanylate cyclase: protein MLATPTDTVSKAAVSSALSMATTIATSKNSATVASQPTAIIANTAISDGPTEHAATSETLPFKPIAVASQLQSTHLQPLKMMVNLLMEAIVVVDEHGTIQLINEHALDLLIGEDLSSEQLNTNQSMTTPTLIGQQWQNYLLEPQKTLYQKMIIESRTGSRPLNHAPAETTLRLPNDVSKDVEVSITHFALSTPLFAIVIRDLTKYRAEYKQLHQWASTDCLTKLANRRVFDSEIQSHWKTCVDKGRPVSVLIIDIDHFKSFNDKYGHILGDYCLQKIARAIEASLPNLDCTAARYGGEEFAIILPNSNARQVAQTARLIQKNINDLSYMDIGLDASVSVSVSQGHASEINGQFRTSTALLCAADTALYRAKADGRNRINACV from the coding sequence ATGTTGGCGACTCCAACGGATACCGTTTCTAAGGCAGCTGTAAGCTCAGCGCTCTCGATGGCGACGACTATTGCGACGAGCAAAAACAGCGCGACTGTCGCGTCGCAGCCGACCGCGATTATCGCCAATACCGCTATCAGCGATGGCCCTACAGAGCACGCTGCCACCAGTGAAACATTACCTTTTAAGCCGATAGCCGTCGCCAGCCAGCTTCAAAGCACCCACCTGCAACCCCTTAAGATGATGGTTAATCTGCTTATGGAAGCCATAGTCGTCGTCGACGAACACGGCACCATTCAACTTATCAACGAACATGCTCTCGACCTATTGATTGGCGAAGATCTCAGTAGTGAACAGCTCAATACTAATCAATCGATGACAACACCAACATTGATTGGCCAGCAGTGGCAAAACTATTTATTAGAGCCACAAAAAACCCTTTACCAAAAAATGATTATCGAATCACGTACCGGTAGCCGCCCACTAAACCACGCACCAGCAGAGACCACGCTGCGGTTACCAAACGATGTCAGCAAAGATGTCGAGGTGTCGATAACACATTTTGCATTAAGCACGCCCCTGTTTGCCATTGTGATTAGAGATCTGACTAAGTATCGCGCCGAATATAAACAGCTACACCAATGGGCATCCACCGACTGCTTAACCAAGCTAGCCAATCGTCGTGTGTTTGATTCTGAAATACAAAGCCACTGGAAAACCTGTGTCGATAAAGGTCGCCCGGTGAGTGTTTTGATTATCGATATTGACCACTTTAAGTCTTTTAACGATAAATACGGCCATATATTAGGTGACTACTGTTTACAGAAAATAGCCAGAGCGATTGAAGCCTCATTACCGAATTTAGATTGCACCGCTGCCCGCTATGGTGGCGAAGAGTTTGCCATTATTCTGCCCAATAGCAATGCTAGGCAGGTAGCGCAAACCGCACGACTGATTCAAAAGAACATTAACGACTTAAGCTACATGGATATCGGTCTTGATGCATCTGTTTCGGTCAGTGTGAGCCAAGGACACGCTAGCGAAATTAATGGACAATTCAGAACCAGCACTGCATTGCTATGCGCCGCAGACACCGCGCTTTATCGCGCCAAAGCCGATGGACGTAACCGAATTAATGCTTGTGTGTAA
- a CDS encoding DP-EP family protein, with amino-acid sequence MPINTKLVQFKLTVSLNNDNVPQFNYTDEAGIPALGSVVVSEPTTIRYSLVDETGKGLKITGAAFTAPFNNVIDDVVVSADGMSIELIDYDAATGKTGFRFVLSAVDTRLMILSPDPEVINRGNEV; translated from the coding sequence ATGCCAATCAACACAAAACTTGTACAATTTAAACTCACAGTAAGCCTGAATAACGATAATGTACCTCAATTTAACTACACTGATGAAGCTGGCATTCCGGCATTAGGTAGCGTTGTGGTAAGCGAACCAACAACCATCCGTTATAGCCTAGTCGATGAAACAGGTAAAGGCCTTAAGATTACTGGTGCAGCTTTTACCGCCCCATTCAATAACGTAATAGATGATGTAGTAGTTAGCGCCGATGGTATGTCAATAGAGTTAATTGACTATGACGCTGCTACAGGTAAGACTGGTTTCCGCTTTGTACTATCTGCAGTTGACACTAGATTAATGATATTAAGCCCAGATCCTGAAGTTATTAATCGTGGTAATGAAGTATAG